Part of the Candidatus Eremiobacterota bacterium genome is shown below.
CCTCACGTCGCTCCTTCTGCTCGCGACCGTGGCGCGCCGCCAGGGAACAGTCGCGGAAGATCTCCAGGGCGCTGCGGACTTCGCCGAGATCATGCTGGCCATGCAACTGCGCAAGCACCAAGACGACGTCCTAGCCGGCGTTCAGTCATACCTCGCCAGCAACGGTTCGATGTGGTCGTGAGCGCGTCTGAGAATCCCGTCAGGCCGGTACCCACCTTGAAAGCCGGCACTTGGTTCGACGGGAACGGAGACCGTGCCGGCTCCGCATCGCTACGGGAGCCGTGCGGGAGGGCTCGAACGAAGAACTATGCCGTCCAGGCCTCGATTCGGTGATCGGCCTGCAGCGAGCTTCACGATGCTGTGGCCCGCGTACTATTGCCGCACAATACGGCAGATGCACCGGGAAAACCCGGAGCCGCTTCGGTTTCTGTGGGGCGGGCACAACCTTCAGACGCGCTTCAGCCACTTCGGCGTTCGCGCCGGCGACACGGTCTATCCCGTGATGATCGCGCAGCGGCGCCCCTACCTTGTCGGCCGCATGACGGTCGCGTCGGTTGCGGACCTGAGCGAGTACCTGCAAGACCATTCCCGCGATCGAGCCTACGTCTATCACCGCTGCGCGACCGAGGCGCTGATCGGCGCGCATGGCTCGTTCCTTCACTTCGATCTATCGGTCCCGTCCAATGTGCTGGAGCGGTGGCGCTTCAGCGCCAGCCGCGGCGAGCGCCCCATCAGAGGGCTAATCGAGGGCGAGCTCACAATCCCGATGACCTTCCAAGGAACGTACCGTCTCTCCGAAGCAACCGCAACCGACCTCTTCGACCTCCTCCTCGATCACGAAGCCAAGAAGCAACTGCAGACCCGACGCGATTTAAGGAACCCATGGCCAAGCTGATCTACTCGGCGATCACGTCACTCGACGGCTACGTGGCGGACAGGAACGGCAACTTCGACTGGGCTGCGCCGGACGAAGAGGTGCATGCCTTCGTCAACGACCTCGAGCGGTCGATCGGAACATACCTGTACGGTCGCCGGATGTACGAGACGATGGTCTACTGGGAGAGAGCTGCCACCGGTGCGGATCAGCCGTCCGTCGTGCGAGACTTCGCGCAGATATGGCGCGCGGCTGAGAAAGTCGTCTATTCCAAGACGCTCCGGACAGCATCCAGCGCAAGGACTCGGATCAGACGCGACTTCAACGCCGACGTGGTCCGCCATTTAAAAGAGAGCTCCGTCCGAGACATCACCGTCGGCGGCCCGGAGCTGGCCGCCCGAGCACTCAAGGCCGGCTTGGTCGACGAGCTGCACCTGTTCATCGTACCTGTGGCGGTCGGACACGGCACATCGGCTCTGCCCAACGATTGGCACGCCCGACTCCAACTGCTCGACGAACACCGCTTCCGCAGCGGCGTGGTACACCTTCACTACGGAATCCGGCAGAACCACTAGCCGCGGTTAGTGGAAATTGCCGCTTTGGTATTGCTTTTTCAGCGCAGACCGCTCACGATCGACGGATGTGGAGAACGATTTTCGGCCCAGCATCCTTTTGGAGCCTCAAACCGTTGGCGCAAGTCCGTACGGGGCGGCCGGAGAGCATACAAGGCGACGCAGCACCGCCACGCGATTCGTACCTAGCCTTGCAGCAACGTCAGCAACGATTTGCCTGGGCGGTGATCTCCCGTGCTCTGGACGGGAGCGCGCGCCGAAATCGCGCCGTCACGACGCAGTTCTTCGTCCTGATTGTGACCCAAGCAGTCATTTACGCGACCATGCTCGACAACCCTAAGAACCATAACCATACCATTGCCGATTGGGTACCGATCTTTGCGGCATCGATTCTGGCGATCCTTGGAATCGCTCTTAGCGTCCTCGATCGCGAAGGCCCAATGCCGCCGAACCCTAGGGCGCAGGCCTTGGCCGGACCGGACGATGTATGGGCGCAGTACATCAAGAAGTGCGCCTCCGCCGCGAGCTTCAATAAAAGACTGCGCCTTGTGAAGACAATCATTTTGGGCGTAGCATTTGCCCTGACGGTGATTCCTCTGATCGTCGCATCCCTAGCGCACCCGATCGGATAGCGAGCCGGGCGCGGCAAATTTCTCGAGCACATCGAACACCCGTGCGGCGACTTGTGGTATAATAACAGGAACGGACGTCACGATATAGCGTGCCGCCGTTCCGCAAACAACTAAAGCGGCCCGATCATTGCTTCCGACACTGACCGGGCCCGTCACCCGATGAAGGAACCATCGAATGACGGGCCGTCATTTCGACGCACCCGCGTCGATCACGCGGCGTCCTGCGCACAGGATCGCGGTCGCGGTTCCCTCATCCAAATCGCGTGGCCTCTCGCCCGATTCATCCGCCACGAGGCCGTCCGCTACGAGCTCTACAAAGCCGTTTCGGATGCTCCACGGGTGCATTTCGTGGCGACATCGCCGCCATCCGGAGCGCCCGCATCTATTGCGGCACCCACCTCATTGCCACAGACTCTTAAGCGGCAGGCGCGCGCTTCGGCGATCGGCTAAGTTTCGGCGCGGCCTTACGGCGGCGAAGCGGGGGAGCGACGACGATTCGACCATAGCGCGACGGTGAGACGCGTATACGTATCTCGACATCGAGGCCCAATTTTGTCGCTACGTCGAACAACTTGTCACTCGTAAAACCAGGCGATTCCGGATCGTTGATCAATTTCGAAATCTTCGGTTGAGGAATCCCTACGCGCGCAGCCGCGCTTACTTGCGTAAGCTTGAGCGCTCGCAGACGAGCGAGAATCGCGGCTCGAAGGTATGCCTTCGCTTGGAGTCGGTCCGCATGCGGCAAGCCGAGATCCGCAAACGTGTTGCCAGAGCCGAGCTCACAGCCTTCTTCCAGCAACTTCAACCACTTCTTATCCATGCTCGATCTCTTTCGTTCTGGCCAAACGCCTTGCGATTCGCTCGACGACATGGGTCGGCGTCGACGCGCCTCTATTCGACTTCTCGAGAACAATGACCGGTCCCGTTTCCGCCTTCGCTACGTAGTACGCCGCGCGGTACGTCACCCGGTCGCCGTCGACGGCGATCTCCATGACGTCACGCAGGGCTCCTTTCATCGGCTTGGCGCGAAGGTCGGTCTCGCCCCACTGAGCTACTTCCACAGCGCGACCGATCACGAGCCGAATGCGGGCAGGATAACTCCTCAGGCTGTTCAGCGTCCCGGGCATCCAAAGAGCCTTCCGCCGCGGCACGCCACCCGGCTTCGCGCCGCTCATTATACCCGTTTAGATATATGTTTGCAAGGGGACGTCATGTTCGGGACGGTGCCCGCTGTCGTCAAGCGCTAGTTCTCGCGGTCAAGACGCGAGGGTTCGGGTCGAAGAGGACGCCAATGCCCGGTGTGGCCGGTCGACAAGCACCCGTGAAGGAGCAGGCCAGCGGCGCGCGTTCCGAGACCGAGTCCCACCGATACGTTGCGCGTACCTATTGCTCGTTGCAGTGTGGATTGTAGTTGCAGCGGATATCCGTTTCTTCATCCAGCCGGGCTTGCTTCCCAGCCTCGTTGGTATGAACATGGATATGCGTTGCTCCTTGACCGTCCACGCACTCTTCCTGATGATGATGTGCGCCAACGATTCACCATCGCTCATGAACTGGGTCATTTTAGGCTTCACGTAGGACGGCCGCTCCTCCTCGAGACTTCCGCGACGCATTTTTCACTGAATGAAAGAAGAACAGGCGGAGAAGTGCCGTCGCCCTATGAAGAGGCCCAGGCGAACCGCTTCGCTGCGGAACTCTTGATGCCACGTAGCACCGTTGAACACTTGTTTAAGGAAAATTTCAATCGGGCTACGAACGAGTTGCTCTTATTAAGACTTCTAGCAAATGCCTTTGAAGTCAGCTCTAGCGCAATACAATATCGTCTCGTAAATCTCGGACTTATGCTGCCTATCAAAGGCTAGTCTTCCGCCGTTTGAGCGAAGTCGGGGGCGGGACACCGGCGTCCTTGTGAGGGCTCGTCGTGCCGTGCCATCTGCGCAATAACCTCTACGTCGAGCTGCTGAACGCTTCCTGCACAATTCGCTCCTGCTCCACTGCATGAGCTCCTGGGTATCCCTCTGATGGACTCGCCCGATACGGCCGGCCCACATACTCGATGTCCGTCAGACCGTTCCGCAATCGCTCTACCAGTCGCCGACGCACGTGGGCGCGAGCACCCATGTTCTTTGGCTCTTCTTGAACCCAGATGACTTCCTGCGCGTTCGCATAACTCGCGATCGTTCGGAGGATCTCTTCAGTTGGGAGCGGGCTGAGCAGCTCTACGCGTACGATCGCAGTTTTCTCCGCATGCTCGTAGAGCGGGCTCGCGATTAGGTCGTAATAGATATGGCCGCTGCAGAGGAGGACGCGCTCCACGCCGTGTTTGTCCTTGCCCTCGTAGCGCGGATCGTTGATTACCTCACGGAATGTGCCTTCTGCCAAATCGTGGATGGTACCGTACGCTGCGCGGTTTCGCAGCAGGCTCTTCGGGGTCATCACCACGAGCGGATACGCCTGCGTCGCCTTTGCCTGCGCGCGCAGCAGGTGGAAGTATTGCGCTGCGGTCGAGCAATTTGCAACGCGGATATTGCCCTCGGCGCTGAGCTGCAAGAATCGCTCGAGCCGCGCACTCGAATGTTCCGGCCCAGCTCCCTCGTACGCGTGCGGCAGCAGCAGCGTCAACCTCGTTTGCTGGCCCCATTTGGCGGCGCCAGCGGCGATGAATTGGTCGATGACAATCTGCGCCCCGTTGTTGAAATCTCCAAATTGGGCTTCCCACAGTACAAGGGCGTTCGGCAACTCGAAGCCGTAGCCATATTCAAACCCCAAGCACGCATACTCGCTCAAGGGCGAGTTGTATATCTCAAACGACGCCTTCGACTCGTTGAGGTGCTGCAGCGGCACGTACTTTGCGTTCGAGCGCGCGTCGTGCAGCACGGCGTGCCGGTGCGAGAACGTCCCGCGCTCCGTGTCCTGCCCGCTCAGCCGGATCGGCGTCCCTTCCGTCAGCAGGCTCGCGAATGCCAGCGCCTCCGCCAAGCCCCAGTCGACTTCGCCGGTCTCCTTCAGCGCCTGCGTTCGCTTCGCGAACTGCTGCTGCAGCTTGCGATTCGGCCGGAAGCCGTCCGGCGCGTGGACGACCTCCTCGGCCCACTTCAGCAGCTTCGTCTTGTCGACGCGCGTGTCCGGCGCCGGCTCGTTCCCCGTCGGGTACACGGCGACGTTGATTAGCTTCGCTTTGAACTCGCCGCTCTTCACGTTCCTGTGGGCTTCGGAGATGCGCGCCGTCGCGGTGTCCATCATCTCCTTGACCTGCTCGTTCGTGAGCACGCCCTGCGCGACGAGCTGCCCGGCGTAGAGCTCGCGCACCGTCGGGTGCACCTTGATCAGGTCGGCTTTCGTCGGCTGCGTGTACGCGGGCTCGTCTTGCTCGTTGTGCCCGAAGCGGCGGTAGCCGATCAGGTCCACAACCACGTCGCGGCCGAACTTGCGGCGGTAGTCGATCGCCAGATGCACCGCCCCGATCGACGCATCGACGTCGTCCGCGTTGACGTGCACGATCGGTACGTCGTAGCCCTTCGCGAGATCGCTCGCGTAGCGCGTCGAGCGGCCCTCGCCGGGATCCGTCGTGAAGCCGACCTGGTTGTTCGAGATGATGTGGATCGTCCCGCCGGTCGCGTAGCCGGCGAGGCCCTGCAGGTTGAGCACCTCCGCCACCACGCCTTGCGCCGCGAACGCCGCGTCGCCGTGGATCAGGATCGGCGCCGCCACCTCGTGGTTCAGCGTCGCGGGGTTCACGCTGTGATCGGTCTGCAGGCAGCGCGTCATCCCCTCGACCACCGCGTCGACCGCTTCGAGATGCGAGGGATTGCTCGCGAGCTCGACGGTGATCTTCGTCCCGACCGGCGTCACGTACTCGCCGTGCGCGCCGTGGTGGTACTTCACGTCGCCCGTCGCGTCGTCGTCGCCGCCCTGCTTCTCCTCGCGGCGCGAGGCCGACTCGAACTCCGAGAGCAGCTCCTCGTACGGGCGGTTCACCACGTGCGCGATCGTCGAGAGCCGGCCGCGGTGCGCCATGCCGAGCACGACGGTCTTCGTCCCGTCCTCGGCGAGCATCGAGATCGTCTCCTCGAGCATCGGCACCATCACGTCGAGCCCTTCGATCGAGAAGGTCTTCTGCGACATGAACTGCTTGCGGAAGTACCGCTCCATCGTCTCGACTTTGATGAGCCGCTCGAGCACTTGCACGCGCCGCTGCGGGGAGAGCGCGATCTTGTGCTTCCCGGTTTCGATGTACTCGCGCAGCCACTCGCGCTGCTGCGTGTTCGAGATGTGCTCGATCTCGTAGGCGATCGTCGAGCTGTACGTCTCGCGCAGCTTCGGCAGCACGTCGGCAAGCGTCTTGCCCGGCAGCTTCACGTTGAGCACCGAAGCCGGAATCGCTTGCATCATCGCCGGCGTGAGACCGTACGTCGCGGGATCGAGGGTCGGATCGTTGGGCGGTTCGCCGCCGAGCGGGTCGAGCGCTGCGCCGAGGTGGCCGTGGCGGCGGTACGCCGAGACGATCGCCATCCCCGCGGCGATCGCGCGCAGCATCTCTTCCGAGGGCAAGCCCGGGATGTCGGCGGTGATCGGCTCGGGCTCTTCGCGCGTGGCGGCCGCGCCGTTCGCGCTGGTCGCGACGCCGCGCACTTTCGCCTGCACGCCGAGCTGCGAGAACAGCGTCTCGTAGAACTGGTCGGCGCCGGCGAGCAATTCGTCGACGCGCTTGAGGTACTCGCCCGACTGCGCGCCTTGGATGACGCGGTGGTCATAGGTCGAGGTCAGCGTCATCACTTTCTCGACGCCGAGCTGCTCCAGCGTCGCGCGCGGCGCGTGCGCGAAGCCGGGCGGGAACGCGATCGCGCCGGCCGCGATGATC
Proteins encoded:
- a CDS encoding multifunctional oxoglutarate decarboxylase/oxoglutarate dehydrogenase thiamine pyrophosphate-binding subunit/dihydrolipoyllysine-residue succinyltransferase subunit; its protein translation is MAVQTLVNVTLPEMGESVSEGSIVEWRKKVGDWVDEGDTIVDVTTDKVDVEVPSTASGVITALHGDEGATVNVGAVLAEIDTTASKPADTAGAPRASGAGARGDNATQSSSKGESATSAEAAPKGELVTPPSYGAPGSAEAPAERRGNGKPGGVLSHHARRLVERLHIDASKLTGTGPDGLILREDVEAAVASGKIAFTGALGSAAAPPTVQYPPVSTEAKVADLKGSSATLASYMEQSLTIPVATSFRTLHVGTLEQRRAELNNALKHAGRSEKVSFTHIIAFALARAATEQPAITASFRRTDGKPQRVEAGIHLGLAVDTQRKDGSRFLVVPVIKNAGSLDFPAFRATYEELIAKARDNKLSVDEQTGATFTLTNPGGIGTVASVPRLQVGQGAIIAAGAIAFPPGFAHAPRATLEQLGVEKVMTLTSTYDHRVIQGAQSGEYLKRVDELLAGADQFYETLFSQLGVQAKVRGVATSANGAAATREEPEPITADIPGLPSEEMLRAIAAGMAIVSAYRRHGHLGAALDPLGGEPPNDPTLDPATYGLTPAMMQAIPASVLNVKLPGKTLADVLPKLRETYSSTIAYEIEHISNTQQREWLREYIETGKHKIALSPQRRVQVLERLIKVETMERYFRKQFMSQKTFSIEGLDVMVPMLEETISMLAEDGTKTVVLGMAHRGRLSTIAHVVNRPYEELLSEFESASRREEKQGGDDDATGDVKYHHGAHGEYVTPVGTKITVELASNPSHLEAVDAVVEGMTRCLQTDHSVNPATLNHEVAAPILIHGDAAFAAQGVVAEVLNLQGLAGYATGGTIHIISNNQVGFTTDPGEGRSTRYASDLAKGYDVPIVHVNADDVDASIGAVHLAIDYRRKFGRDVVVDLIGYRRFGHNEQDEPAYTQPTKADLIKVHPTVRELYAGQLVAQGVLTNEQVKEMMDTATARISEAHRNVKSGEFKAKLINVAVYPTGNEPAPDTRVDKTKLLKWAEEVVHAPDGFRPNRKLQQQFAKRTQALKETGEVDWGLAEALAFASLLTEGTPIRLSGQDTERGTFSHRHAVLHDARSNAKYVPLQHLNESKASFEIYNSPLSEYACLGFEYGYGFELPNALVLWEAQFGDFNNGAQIVIDQFIAAGAAKWGQQTRLTLLLPHAYEGAGPEHSSARLERFLQLSAEGNIRVANCSTAAQYFHLLRAQAKATQAYPLVVMTPKSLLRNRAAYGTIHDLAEGTFREVINDPRYEGKDKHGVERVLLCSGHIYYDLIASPLYEHAEKTAIVRVELLSPLPTEEILRTIASYANAQEVIWVQEEPKNMGARAHVRRRLVERLRNGLTDIEYVGRPYRASPSEGYPGAHAVEQERIVQEAFSSST
- a CDS encoding XRE family transcriptional regulator, with the translated sequence MDKKWLKLLEEGCELGSGNTFADLGLPHADRLQAKAYLRAAILARLRALKLTQVSAAARVGIPQPKISKLINDPESPGFTSDKLFDVATKLGLDVEIRIRVSPSRYGRIVVAPPLRRRKAAPKLSRSPKRAPAA
- a CDS encoding ImmA/IrrE family metallo-endopeptidase, with the protein product MLLDRPRTLPDDDVRQRFTIAHELGHFRLHVGRPLLLETSATHFSLNERRTGGEVPSPYEEAQANRFAAELLMPRSTVEHLFKENFNRATNELLLLRLLANAFEVSSSAIQYRLVNLGLMLPIKG
- a CDS encoding type II toxin-antitoxin system RelE/ParE family toxin, coding for MPGTLNSLRSYPARIRLVIGRAVEVAQWGETDLRAKPMKGALRDVMEIAVDGDRVTYRAAYYVAKAETGPVIVLEKSNRGASTPTHVVERIARRLARTKEIEHG
- a CDS encoding dihydrofolate reductase family protein, which codes for MAKLIYSAITSLDGYVADRNGNFDWAAPDEEVHAFVNDLERSIGTYLYGRRMYETMVYWERAATGADQPSVVRDFAQIWRAAEKVVYSKTLRTASSARTRIRRDFNADVVRHLKESSVRDITVGGPELAARALKAGLVDELHLFIVPVAVGHGTSALPNDWHARLQLLDEHRFRSGVVHLHYGIRQNH